One segment of Monomorium pharaonis isolate MP-MQ-018 chromosome 6, ASM1337386v2, whole genome shotgun sequence DNA contains the following:
- the LOC105838081 gene encoding puff-specific protein Bx42: MPLTNLLPAPTQIWDREDEAREQKLRQRPVSALVKAVVTAPPYGQRRGWVPRNPEDFGDGGAFPEIHVAQYPLGMGMKGKESSNNALAIQLDAQGKVKYDLIARQGHGKDKIVYSKLSDLLPSEITNEEDPTLQRPIDDEIDELTDKTKKALEKITRSKIAAAMPVRCAEKQAPAQYIRYTPSQQGQTFNSGAKQRVIRMVEAQVDPLEPPKFKINKKIPRGPPSPPAPVMHSPTRKVTVKEQKEWKIPPCISNWKNAKGYTIPLDKRLAADGRGLQQVHINENFAKLAEALYIADRKARQAVEMRAQLEKKLAQKEKEKKEDHLRQLAQKARDERAGLKSAATLDKNEESRERDQLRQERHKDRARERNLARAAPDKRSRLQRERERDISEQIALGLPAKSIPNTGEAQFDQRLFNTSKGMDSGYGHDDEYNVYDKPWKDSNSIASHIYRPGKNIDKDTYGEDLEKLVKTNRFVPDKEFSGVDRTVPRSGPVQFEKDEDPFGLDQFLKQAKRASGSSTTTTMKRKEEREQRRDDREKRRKH; the protein is encoded by the exons ATGCCCTTAACAAA tttattACCTGCACCTACACAAATATGGGACAGAGAAGATGAGGCGCGAGAACAAAAATTGCGCCAGAGGCCCGTCTCTGCACTGGTTAAGGCGGTCGTCACTGCACCTCCTTATGGACAAAGACGAGGATGGGTGCCACGCAATCCAgag GACTTTGGAGATGGAGGGGCTTTTCCCGAGATTCACGTTGCCCAGTACCCACTTGGAATGGGAATGAAGGGCAAGGAATCCTCAAATAATGCTTTAGCGATACAACTTGACGCTCAAGGGAAAGTCAAGTACGATCTGATAGCAAGACAAGGTCATGGTAAAGATAAA attgtttATAGCAAATTGAGCGATTTGCTACCATCCGAAATTACAAATGAGGAAGATCCTACCTTGCAACGACCAATTGATGATGAAATTGATGAACTCacagataaaacaaaaaaagcatTAGAAAAGATAACGAGATCAAAAATTGCGGCAGCTATGCCTGTGAGATGTGCGGAGAAACAAGCTCCCGCCCAATATATACGTTACACACCATCACAGCAAGGCCAAACATTTAATTCGGGTGCAAAGCAGAGGGTTATCAGAATGGTGGAGGCACAAGTAGACCCTCTAGAACCACCCAAATTTAA gattaataagaaaattccACGGGGACCTCCGTCTCCGCCAGCGCCCGTAATGCATTCTCCTACAAGAAAAGTGACAGTGAAGGAACAAAAAGAATGGAAAATTCCACCCTGCATAAGTAATTGGAAAAACGCTAAG gGTTATACAATCCCGTTAGACAAACGTCTTGCTGCAGATGGTCGAGGGTTGCAACAAGTTCATATTAACGAGAACTTTGCCAAGCTAGCAGAAGCTCTTTATATCGCTGACAGAAAAGCTCGTCAAGCTGTAGAAATGCGCGCGCAATTAGAGAAGAAATTGGCtcagaaggagaaagagaagaaggaaGATCACTTGAGGCAACTCGCGCAAAAGGCAAGAGATGAGCGTGCTGGTTTGAAATCTGCCGCTACGTTAG ATAAGAATGAAGAATCACGCGAGAGAGATCAACTCAGACAAGAGCGGCATAAGGATCGCGCTCGCGAACGTAATTTGGCTCGCGCCGCACCCGACAAACGTTCTCGTTTGCAACGGGAACGCGAGCGCGACATTAGTGAGCAAATTGCACTCGGCTTACCCGCAAAAAGTATTCCTAATACGGGCGAGGCACAATTCGATCAGCGTCTTTTTAACACCAGCAAAGGGATGGACAGCGGTTACGGACACGACGACGAATACAACGTTTATGACAAGCCGTGGAAAGATAGTAATTCTATCGCTTCGCATATTTACCGTCCTGgtaaaaatatcgataaagATACATACGGCGAGGATTTAGAGAAACTAGTTAAGACAAACAG atttgTTCCCGACAAGGAATTTAGTGGGGTCGACAGAACGGTCCCACGATCGGGACCGGTACAGTTTGAAAAAGACGAAGATCCTTTCGGATTGGATCAATTCTTAAAACAAGCTAAGCGCGCCAGTGGTAGCTCGACTACGACCACGATGAAACGTAAAGAAGAACGCGAACAGCGTAGAGACGATCGCGAGAAACGCAGGAAgcattaa